In Achromobacter xylosoxidans A8, a single window of DNA contains:
- a CDS encoding ShlB/FhaC/HecB family hemolysin secretion/activation protein — translation MVLYTSSSWAQIPDAGRAIRDLESALPAMPAASSAPDVQLPEPQPPAAASGEADAGPSVLVREFRYEGNHVVDAVTLQALLADLAGTALTLPELRAAADRITAYYHDQGYVLARAYLPPQDLDAGILRIAVLEGSYGDIRLQNRSRVRDVVLEQPLSVLSAGDTVQADELERALLLLSDLPGVAVTGTLQAGAETGTTSLLVDADAGPLIFGSLDADNFGGYYTGEYRLSGSFGVNSPLRLGDQLNLRLLGSDRGQRYYNAAYQLPLGPWSTRVGVGVSSMRYELGKRFEPLGAHGRAEVSTAFIQQPLVRTRRASLRLQLQYERKRLADRMDLFELSSRKRIGLWTLALAGNSEDGWFGGGRNAWNLSHSRGRLRLGDAQAGREDRQTVRAAGWFGRTNLSASRLQQLAGRFQLFARLEAQWASRNLDSSEKFSLGGPYGVRAYPLGAASGDEGWLASAELRYQLAPGWQLNAFADRGGVRLSKRRWAQGDNRNGLGAAGFGITQFGASHQVNVSIAWPIGQQPLATEADQEPRFWLQASHYF, via the coding sequence ATGGTGTTGTACACGAGCAGCTCGTGGGCGCAGATTCCGGATGCGGGGCGCGCCATTCGCGATCTGGAATCGGCCTTGCCCGCCATGCCCGCGGCCAGCAGCGCACCCGACGTGCAGCTGCCCGAGCCGCAGCCGCCTGCCGCCGCGTCTGGCGAGGCGGACGCGGGCCCTTCCGTCCTGGTTCGCGAATTTCGCTACGAAGGCAACCATGTCGTCGACGCGGTCACATTGCAGGCGCTGTTGGCCGATCTGGCGGGCACGGCGTTGACGTTGCCGGAGCTGCGCGCGGCCGCCGATCGCATCACTGCTTACTACCACGATCAGGGCTATGTGCTGGCGCGCGCCTATTTGCCGCCGCAGGACCTCGATGCGGGCATCCTCCGCATTGCCGTGCTGGAGGGCAGCTACGGCGATATCCGCCTGCAGAACCGCTCGCGGGTCCGCGACGTGGTACTGGAGCAGCCGCTCTCCGTCCTGAGCGCGGGCGATACGGTGCAGGCCGACGAACTGGAGCGCGCGCTGCTGTTGTTGAGCGACCTGCCCGGCGTGGCCGTGACGGGTACGCTGCAGGCTGGCGCCGAAACCGGCACCACCAGCCTGCTGGTGGACGCTGACGCGGGGCCGCTCATCTTCGGCAGCCTGGACGCGGACAACTTCGGCGGCTACTACACCGGCGAGTACCGGCTGAGCGGCAGCTTCGGCGTCAACAGCCCCCTGCGCCTGGGCGATCAGCTCAATCTGCGGCTGCTGGGTAGCGACCGCGGTCAACGCTACTACAACGCGGCCTATCAGCTGCCGCTGGGGCCCTGGTCCACGCGGGTCGGCGTGGGCGTGTCCAGCATGCGGTACGAACTGGGCAAGCGCTTCGAACCTCTGGGTGCGCATGGCCGCGCCGAAGTGTCGACCGCGTTCATTCAGCAGCCCTTGGTGCGCACGCGTCGCGCCAGCCTGCGCCTGCAATTGCAGTATGAGCGCAAGCGTCTGGCTGACCGCATGGACCTCTTCGAGCTCAGCAGTCGCAAGCGTATCGGGCTATGGACCTTGGCCCTGGCCGGCAACAGCGAGGACGGATGGTTCGGCGGTGGACGGAACGCCTGGAATCTGTCGCACAGCCGCGGCCGGCTGCGGCTGGGCGACGCGCAGGCCGGGCGCGAGGATCGCCAGACCGTGCGTGCAGCCGGCTGGTTCGGCAGGACCAATCTCTCGGCCAGCCGATTGCAGCAGCTCGCAGGCCGCTTCCAGCTGTTTGCGCGGCTGGAGGCACAGTGGGCTTCGAGGAACCTGGACAGTTCGGAAAAATTCAGCCTGGGCGGCCCCTATGGCGTGCGCGCGTACCCGCTGGGCGCGGCCAGCGGCGACGAAGGTTGGCTGGCCAGCGCCGAGTTGCGCTACCAGCTGGCCCCCGGCTGGCAACTGAACGCCTTCGCGGACCGGGGGGGCGTGCGTCTGAGCAAACGCCGCTGGGCGCAGGGCGACAACCGCAACGGCCTGGGCGCGGCGGGATTCGGCATTACGCAGTTCGGCGCCAGCCATCAGGTGAATGTGAGCATCGCCTGGCCGATTGGGCAGCAGCCACTCGCGACGGAGGCGGACCAGGAGCCCCGTTTCTGGCTCCAGGCATCGCACTACTTCTGA
- a CDS encoding sulfatase-like hydrolase/transferase, which yields MKRPNILLITTDQHRGDCLGFAGRRVKTPHIDLLARSGTHFAACITPNIVCQPSRASMLTGLLPLTHGVCDNGIDLDLRTGEAGFAGSLAAAGYDTGFIGKAHFSTHHTFQATGRPECQYSEAGMGPGWAGPYMGFEHVELVVEGHNYWLPTPLPGGLNHSRWHYGDGLGELRNQLYQTDLGPASGVPQTFNSALPAAWHNSAWIGDRTIDYLREHRDQPFCLWASFPDPHHPFDCPEPWSRLHHPDEVDLPRHRATDYERRPWWHRASMESKPMGNAEVQAVRQNFSRMPTQSDEALRRIIANYYGMISLVDHQVGRIMKALSEYGLDQDTIVIFTSDHGEWLGDHGLMLKGPMPYEGVLRVAMVASGPGIAAGKKVEDPVSTLDLAATFCDYGGAPALGPQHGRSLRPLLEGRDAEREFALSEWDVAASRCGVELKLRTVRTRDWKLTVELGSGAGEMYCLAEDPDEMDNLFDDPGYAAKRRELAEMLESRPADQLPARVPASGIA from the coding sequence ATGAAACGCCCCAACATCCTCCTCATCACGACCGACCAGCATCGCGGCGACTGCCTGGGCTTTGCGGGACGGCGCGTCAAGACGCCGCACATCGACCTCCTGGCGCGCAGCGGCACGCATTTTGCGGCCTGCATCACGCCCAACATCGTCTGCCAGCCTTCGCGCGCCTCCATGCTGACTGGCCTGCTGCCCCTGACGCATGGCGTCTGCGACAACGGCATAGACCTGGATCTGCGCACCGGCGAGGCGGGCTTTGCTGGCAGCCTGGCCGCCGCGGGCTATGACACCGGCTTCATCGGCAAGGCGCATTTTTCTACGCACCATACCTTCCAGGCCACCGGACGGCCCGAGTGCCAGTACAGCGAGGCCGGCATGGGGCCAGGCTGGGCGGGCCCATACATGGGCTTCGAGCATGTCGAGCTGGTGGTGGAGGGCCACAACTACTGGCTGCCCACGCCCTTGCCGGGCGGCCTGAACCATTCGCGCTGGCACTACGGCGACGGCTTGGGTGAGCTGCGCAACCAGCTGTACCAGACCGATCTGGGGCCGGCCAGCGGCGTGCCGCAGACCTTCAATTCCGCATTGCCGGCAGCCTGGCACAACTCTGCCTGGATCGGCGATCGCACCATCGACTACCTGCGGGAACACCGCGACCAGCCATTCTGCCTGTGGGCCTCGTTTCCCGATCCCCATCATCCCTTCGACTGTCCGGAACCCTGGTCGCGCCTGCATCATCCCGACGAGGTCGACCTGCCGCGCCATCGTGCCACCGACTACGAGCGCCGGCCTTGGTGGCACAGGGCCAGCATGGAGAGCAAGCCCATGGGCAACGCCGAGGTGCAGGCGGTGCGCCAGAATTTCTCGCGCATGCCGACCCAATCCGACGAGGCGCTGCGCCGGATCATCGCCAACTACTACGGCATGATTTCACTGGTGGACCACCAGGTGGGCCGCATCATGAAGGCCTTGAGCGAATACGGGCTGGATCAGGACACCATCGTGATCTTCACGTCCGACCACGGCGAATGGTTGGGCGATCACGGGTTGATGCTCAAGGGGCCGATGCCTTACGAAGGCGTGCTGCGCGTGGCCATGGTGGCCAGCGGTCCCGGCATCGCAGCCGGAAAGAAGGTGGAAGACCCGGTTTCCACGCTGGACCTGGCCGCGACCTTCTGCGACTACGGCGGCGCACCGGCTCTTGGGCCGCAGCATGGCCGCAGCCTGCGCCCGCTGCTGGAAGGCCGGGATGCCGAACGCGAGTTCGCGCTGAGCGAATGGGACGTGGCGGCATCGCGCTGCGGCGTGGAGCTGAAGCTGCGCACGGTGCGCACACGCGATTGGAAGCTGACGGTGGAACTGGGTAGCGGCGCGGGCGAGATGTACTGTCTGGCCGAGGACCCGGACGAGATGGACAATCTCTTTGATGATCCGGGTTATGCCGCGAAGCGGCGGGAGCTGGCTGAGATGCTCGAAAGCCGGCCCGCTGATCAGTTGCCGGCGCGCGTGCCTGCATCGGGCATCGCCTGA
- a CDS encoding filamentous hemagglutinin N-terminal domain-containing protein, whose product MNKTYALVWNEARQCWSVTRESVRRHGKKGGGRRGSVAALALIGLAGLSSAHAAPTGGTIAAGNGIGDIHNTLDRKQVSINQHTQKLIIDWNSFNIGADERVAFNQPGASSIALNRVNGLSPSSILGRMDANGQVFLVNPNGIVFGKGAEVNVGGLVASTKLLSDADFNAGNYRFTGASEAAVLNQGVIAARDRGSVALLGAKVSNQGVIQARLGRIALAAGGAFTVNFDGNGLLDLRMDGAALSALAENGGMLSADGGQVLMTAKAAGAALRTVVNSQGIIEAKTLQGQRGKITLDGGDAGLVVAAGKMNASALASHGNGGEVEIRGQQVTVRLGAEVDARALNGDSGTWRIASADVAVGANASAANATVHADTIASNLAATNIVLEGTAGDVALDGPVAWRSGNTLGLIAARDIAVTGDLTATGQNAAIAMSAGGEIALNGKTAVSGINGALSLQAPGGHVLGEGASITLSGAGASFHAHGQRYAVIQNLVQLQDIDRNLSGLYVLGNNLSGRGAIQSIGGSHGTFSGTFDGLGNTLSGYSVSGAGPNVGLFAASSGSIRNINLASMKVNTPSSGVASMSVGALVGYNSGQIINVSTTGMYVKGSSYHRNVVGGLVGTNVGGSIDRASVAGNVYAGSHTVALGGLAGENLNSVSSRGTITRSVSHNAVSGVMQRDELGGMGGLVGVNRGLVADASSHAGTQATGAGHSVGGLVGNNLGGAIERSFATGWVQNGSNAYTGGLVGLNSGSISGSAAEGGVSAEGGGSTGGFAGRNTSSGLLADVTAAGDVTAAYGVNVGGLVGANDGRIDTAEAGGEVRAGQTRNGGHAGGLVGYNSGRIEASVARGKVAGGAYAYTGGLVGYNTGTLATVNASGDVKAGKNSAVGGLVGANRGFIVSAMANGNVYGSFNSHVGGVVGENGDMGEVLQSSSAGEVGGAGQAYLGGIAGLNQGAITYSSASGKVNFVNSLSHTYGGLAGANYGVMRANSTFGLASLVPQVGLNHGIVER is encoded by the coding sequence ATGAACAAGACATATGCATTGGTATGGAACGAGGCCAGACAATGCTGGAGCGTGACGCGCGAGTCCGTGCGGCGTCACGGAAAAAAGGGGGGCGGCAGGCGCGGCAGCGTCGCGGCGCTGGCGCTGATCGGCTTGGCGGGCCTGTCTTCCGCGCATGCTGCGCCGACGGGCGGAACGATTGCGGCCGGCAACGGTATCGGCGATATCCACAATACGCTGGACCGGAAGCAGGTGTCGATCAACCAGCACACGCAAAAGCTGATCATCGACTGGAACAGCTTCAACATTGGCGCCGATGAACGTGTCGCCTTCAACCAGCCGGGCGCCAGTTCCATCGCGCTGAACAGAGTGAATGGTCTGTCGCCGAGTTCGATCCTGGGGCGCATGGACGCCAATGGCCAGGTCTTCCTGGTCAACCCCAACGGCATCGTCTTCGGCAAGGGCGCGGAGGTCAATGTGGGTGGCCTGGTTGCCTCGACCAAGTTGCTTTCCGACGCGGATTTCAACGCGGGCAACTACCGTTTCACGGGGGCGTCGGAGGCCGCTGTGCTGAACCAGGGCGTGATCGCGGCGCGCGATCGGGGCAGTGTCGCGCTGCTGGGCGCCAAGGTCAGCAACCAGGGCGTAATCCAGGCGCGGCTGGGACGGATCGCGTTGGCGGCAGGCGGAGCGTTCACCGTGAACTTCGACGGCAACGGCTTGCTCGATCTGCGGATGGATGGCGCCGCGCTGTCCGCCCTGGCCGAGAATGGCGGCATGCTGAGCGCCGACGGCGGGCAGGTGCTGATGACCGCCAAGGCTGCCGGCGCAGCCTTGCGCACGGTAGTCAACAGCCAGGGCATCATCGAAGCGAAGACGCTGCAGGGTCAGCGCGGCAAGATTACGCTGGATGGCGGCGACGCCGGCCTGGTGGTGGCTGCCGGCAAGATGAATGCGAGCGCGCTTGCCTCGCATGGCAATGGGGGCGAGGTAGAGATCCGCGGGCAGCAGGTGACAGTGCGGCTCGGCGCCGAGGTCGATGCGCGGGCGTTGAATGGCGATAGCGGAACGTGGCGCATCGCCTCGGCGGACGTGGCCGTGGGTGCAAACGCCAGCGCGGCAAACGCCACGGTGCATGCGGACACCATCGCCAGCAACCTCGCGGCCACCAACATCGTGTTGGAAGGCACTGCGGGCGATGTCGCGCTCGACGGCCCGGTCGCGTGGCGCAGCGGTAACACGCTAGGCTTGATCGCGGCGCGGGATATTGCGGTCACCGGAGACCTGACCGCGACCGGCCAGAACGCCGCCATCGCCATGTCCGCTGGCGGCGAAATCGCGCTCAACGGCAAGACCGCCGTCAGCGGCATCAATGGCGCATTGTCCTTGCAGGCGCCAGGCGGCCATGTGCTGGGCGAAGGCGCGTCGATCACGCTGTCCGGCGCGGGCGCCTCGTTCCACGCGCATGGCCAGCGCTACGCCGTTATCCAGAACCTCGTTCAACTTCAGGATATCGACCGCAATCTGAGCGGCTTGTACGTGCTGGGCAACAACCTGAGTGGTCGCGGCGCGATCCAGTCCATAGGCGGTTCGCACGGCACCTTCTCGGGTACCTTCGACGGGCTGGGCAATACGCTGAGCGGCTACTCGGTCAGCGGAGCCGGTCCCAATGTGGGCCTGTTTGCCGCATCGTCCGGCAGCATCCGTAATATCAACCTGGCGTCGATGAAGGTGAATACGCCGTCCAGCGGCGTGGCGTCCATGTCGGTGGGCGCGCTGGTGGGCTACAACTCAGGCCAGATCATCAACGTGTCCACTACCGGCATGTACGTGAAGGGCAGTTCGTACCACCGCAATGTGGTGGGCGGCCTGGTCGGCACCAACGTCGGCGGCAGCATCGACCGGGCCAGCGTCGCGGGCAACGTGTACGCGGGTTCGCACACGGTCGCGCTCGGCGGGTTGGCGGGCGAGAACCTGAACTCCGTATCGAGTCGCGGCACCATCACGCGCAGCGTCTCGCACAACGCCGTATCGGGCGTCATGCAGCGCGATGAACTGGGCGGCATGGGTGGTCTGGTTGGTGTGAATCGCGGCTTGGTCGCGGACGCCTCCAGCCACGCGGGCACGCAGGCCACGGGCGCTGGCCACAGCGTGGGCGGACTGGTGGGCAACAACCTGGGCGGGGCCATCGAGCGCTCGTTCGCTACTGGGTGGGTGCAGAACGGCAGCAACGCCTACACGGGCGGCCTGGTGGGCTTGAACAGCGGGAGCATTTCCGGGTCGGCAGCTGAGGGCGGTGTCAGTGCCGAGGGCGGCGGATCGACCGGCGGCTTTGCCGGACGCAACACCAGCAGCGGCCTGCTGGCGGATGTCACGGCCGCGGGCGACGTGACGGCCGCGTATGGCGTCAATGTGGGCGGTCTGGTCGGCGCCAACGACGGGCGCATCGATACGGCAGAAGCGGGCGGTGAGGTCAGGGCCGGCCAAACCCGCAATGGCGGCCACGCGGGCGGTCTGGTTGGCTACAACAGCGGCAGGATAGAAGCCTCGGTCGCCCGCGGCAAGGTTGCTGGCGGGGCGTATGCCTACACCGGGGGCCTGGTCGGCTACAACACCGGGACGCTGGCAACGGTCAACGCCAGCGGCGACGTGAAGGCGGGGAAGAACAGCGCGGTAGGAGGGCTGGTTGGCGCCAATCGGGGCTTTATCGTTTCAGCGATGGCCAACGGCAATGTTTACGGCAGCTTCAACAGCCATGTCGGCGGCGTGGTGGGCGAGAACGGCGACATGGGGGAAGTCCTGCAGTCGTCTTCCGCGGGGGAGGTTGGCGGCGCCGGCCAGGCTTACCTTGGCGGCATCGCGGGCCTCAACCAGGGCGCGATCACCTATTCCAGCGCGAGCGGCAAGGTGAACTTCGTCAACTCCCTTTCGCACACCTATGGCGGCCTGGCCGGTGCGAACTATGGGGTGATGCGCGCCAACAGCACGTTCGGACTGGCATCCCTGGTGCCGCAAGTGGGCTTGAACCACGGCATCGTCGAACGTTGA
- a CDS encoding hybrid sensor histidine kinase/response regulator, translated as MIRLRHRLSPSRLDTVTRFRRYQRWQSLGGGVLITAAVLLTFALEAKTTADKYLEYVRQSFVAEHAVLMKEIYTRENAFRIGLASAELMWREAAPFDAVQIAKYRSQGEELLLESDEDSRSQWILGSGSGRVANAAIGKFFNLAEQIGRIPSGSPADHGNSLASFFFGVNGSIAGLVPAPDQAVRQRILADRDRYLALLTGEVSRRMLIATDAGTDTWRSLRWIPPVANPITGKQVFRIGGTILDKGVPVAVLVTEYAPLRPGATQAANRQAGAFAIISASGQLIAASPGAESAPAQEAAPAADLADIPAGTRQERTRSGQFSISEGLGPTSWVLVFTLDWSSIVNAIAAQLTMPATMTATTLALIWALLFYFELRVVRPLMNRSRLALESEHLNRTLIETAPVGLGLIDAASGSPLLHSPAMEKMTARVGAGKFSLSAELANRYRRRAGVAAGTRDTDVVEEDLSFVARDGNPVTLSVSMAGARYRGANVVVAAFIDVTEKYQLAQRLREAKAAADRGNAAKSAFLAAMSHEIRTPLHAILGHLELLSRSRLAPVQRNRLETVRASSGLLLATISDVLDFSKIEAGELSLEQTEFDLLEVASRALSMFAPQAQAKGLALLGELGAALRLPMRGDATRLGQVIHNLLSNAIKFTDQGQVVLRVRTDTTSIAIEVEDSGIGMTEEQTQSVFRAFSQADATIGRRYGGTGLGLTLCCRLVEAMGGSLSVRSEPGRGSLFAFTLEPGIDAGENDRPWFAGEQVLLLAARDNCRHHLEAVLRTWGLRVHARRHPSELDADMLDEATVLIIWGNKADWQPRDEDRLLDQSSWVIDCGMLGPSMPQDAGRKLSVSMYGLQGLAWALRHALQDAPLATAMPVPAPPHPVRSLRVLVAEDNAANRGLFEEQFKLLGCEVDLAEGGAQACALLASRRYDVLVTDLAMPGMDGYALARQARSVRPDMPVIAATACVTENERQRCDEAGIARVLTKPLPLAELELALLDVCGQAAPSLQQSTADSGGPQALTDGRAFPPALLRTFEQSCAQSLATIKRAAMDQDRGRLRGELHALRGMLAIFRLPALATQCAQLDAHLDHLGVRGSAEAVSGICDDVLAAVKNAVETADEQRTAEQA; from the coding sequence TTGATTCGACTACGCCACCGCCTGAGCCCCTCGCGGCTCGACACCGTGACGCGCTTTCGCCGCTATCAGCGCTGGCAGAGCCTGGGCGGCGGAGTGCTGATCACGGCTGCGGTGCTGTTGACCTTCGCCCTGGAAGCAAAGACCACCGCCGACAAGTACCTGGAGTATGTGCGCCAATCCTTCGTGGCTGAACATGCCGTGCTCATGAAGGAAATCTATACACGCGAGAACGCCTTCCGCATCGGTCTGGCCAGCGCGGAACTGATGTGGCGGGAAGCGGCTCCCTTCGACGCTGTGCAGATCGCAAAGTACCGCAGCCAGGGCGAAGAACTGTTATTGGAATCCGACGAGGATTCCCGCTCGCAATGGATATTGGGCTCGGGGAGCGGGCGGGTGGCGAATGCGGCAATAGGCAAGTTCTTCAATCTGGCCGAGCAGATCGGCCGCATTCCTTCAGGCAGCCCCGCCGACCATGGCAACTCGCTGGCCTCGTTCTTCTTTGGCGTCAACGGCAGCATTGCGGGTCTGGTCCCCGCCCCAGACCAGGCCGTCCGCCAAAGGATCCTGGCCGACCGCGACCGCTACCTGGCCCTGCTGACGGGCGAGGTCAGCCGGCGCATGCTGATCGCCACGGACGCAGGCACCGATACGTGGCGCTCCTTGCGCTGGATCCCTCCCGTCGCCAATCCGATTACCGGCAAGCAGGTGTTCCGCATCGGCGGAACCATACTGGACAAAGGCGTGCCCGTCGCCGTGCTGGTGACGGAGTATGCCCCCTTGCGGCCCGGCGCAACGCAAGCGGCGAATCGGCAAGCGGGGGCATTCGCCATCATATCGGCCAGCGGTCAACTCATCGCCGCATCGCCGGGCGCGGAGTCCGCCCCCGCGCAGGAGGCGGCACCCGCCGCCGATCTTGCAGACATCCCTGCCGGCACACGCCAGGAAAGGACACGTTCCGGCCAGTTCTCGATCTCGGAAGGCCTGGGTCCCACCAGTTGGGTGCTGGTCTTTACGCTGGACTGGAGCAGCATCGTCAACGCCATTGCCGCGCAGCTGACCATGCCCGCCACCATGACCGCAACGACGTTGGCGCTCATATGGGCCCTGCTGTTCTACTTCGAATTGCGCGTGGTCCGGCCCTTGATGAACCGCTCCCGGTTGGCGCTGGAAAGCGAGCATCTCAACCGTACGCTCATCGAAACAGCGCCGGTCGGCCTGGGTCTGATCGATGCGGCCAGCGGCAGCCCGCTGCTGCACAGCCCGGCCATGGAGAAGATGACTGCGCGCGTGGGCGCGGGAAAATTCAGCCTGTCGGCGGAACTGGCCAACCGTTACCGGCGGCGCGCAGGCGTGGCTGCAGGCACGCGCGACACGGATGTGGTCGAGGAAGACCTCTCTTTCGTGGCCCGCGACGGCAATCCCGTCACCTTGTCGGTCAGCATGGCGGGTGCGCGGTACCGGGGTGCCAACGTGGTCGTGGCCGCGTTCATCGATGTCACCGAAAAGTACCAGTTGGCGCAGCGCCTGCGCGAGGCCAAGGCCGCTGCCGACCGCGGCAATGCCGCCAAGTCGGCCTTTCTGGCGGCGATGAGCCATGAGATCCGCACCCCGCTGCATGCCATCCTGGGACACCTCGAACTGCTCTCGCGCTCGCGCCTGGCGCCAGTCCAGCGCAACCGGCTCGAAACCGTGCGCGCCTCGTCGGGCCTGCTGCTCGCCACGATCAGCGACGTATTGGACTTCTCCAAGATCGAGGCCGGCGAGCTCAGCCTGGAGCAGACGGAGTTCGACCTGCTCGAAGTCGCCTCGCGCGCCTTGTCCATGTTCGCGCCCCAAGCTCAAGCCAAGGGCCTGGCCTTGCTCGGCGAGCTGGGCGCTGCGCTCAGGCTGCCGATGCGGGGGGATGCCACCCGGCTGGGACAGGTGATCCACAACCTGCTCTCCAATGCCATCAAGTTCACCGACCAGGGCCAGGTGGTGCTGCGTGTCCGGACCGACACGACCAGCATCGCCATCGAGGTCGAGGACTCGGGCATAGGCATGACCGAAGAACAGACGCAGAGCGTCTTCCGCGCCTTCAGCCAGGCCGACGCGACCATAGGCAGACGCTACGGCGGCACCGGCCTGGGGCTGACCTTGTGCTGCCGACTGGTGGAGGCGATGGGCGGCTCCCTGTCGGTGCGCAGCGAACCTGGACGCGGCAGCCTGTTTGCGTTCACCCTGGAACCAGGTATCGACGCCGGTGAAAACGACAGGCCATGGTTCGCCGGCGAACAGGTATTGCTGCTGGCTGCGCGCGACAACTGCCGCCACCATCTGGAAGCCGTCCTGCGCACCTGGGGACTGCGCGTTCACGCCCGCCGCCACCCTTCCGAGCTGGACGCGGACATGCTGGACGAAGCGACGGTCCTCATCATTTGGGGGAACAAAGCGGATTGGCAGCCCCGGGACGAGGACAGATTGCTGGACCAGTCCTCATGGGTGATCGACTGCGGCATGCTGGGCCCCTCCATGCCACAGGATGCGGGGCGCAAGCTCAGCGTGTCCATGTATGGGCTGCAGGGCCTGGCCTGGGCACTGCGGCACGCGTTGCAGGACGCGCCCCTGGCCACGGCAATGCCCGTGCCGGCGCCGCCGCATCCGGTACGATCGTTGCGGGTACTGGTGGCCGAAGACAACGCCGCCAATCGCGGCTTGTTCGAAGAGCAGTTCAAACTGCTGGGCTGCGAAGTCGATCTGGCGGAGGGCGGCGCGCAGGCTTGCGCGCTGCTGGCATCACGCCGCTATGACGTGCTGGTGACGGATCTGGCGATGCCCGGCATGGACGGCTATGCGCTGGCCCGCCAGGCCCGCTCCGTCCGGCCGGACATGCCTGTCATCGCCGCCACCGCTTGCGTGACGGAAAACGAGCGGCAACGTTGCGATGAAGCGGGCATCGCGCGCGTGCTGACCAAGCCCTTGCCGCTGGCCGAACTCGAACTTGCCTTGCTGGACGTGTGCGGACAAGCCGCGCCCAGCCTGCAACAGTCCACGGCGGATTCCGGCGGCCCGCAAGCCCTGACCGACGGACGCGCCTTTCCACCCGCGCTGCTGCGCACCTTCGAACAATCCTGCGCACAATCCCTGGCCACCATCAAGCGAGCCGCCATGGACCAGGATAGGGGCCGCCTGCGCGGCGAACTGCACGCCTTGCGCGGCATGCTGGCCATCTTCCGCCTGCCTGCGCTGGCCACACAATGCGCGCAACTCGATGCGCACCTGGACCACTTGGGTGTCCGCGGCTCGGCGGAGGCGGTATCGGGCATCTGCGACGATGTGCTCGCGGCCGTGAAGAACGCCGTCGAGACAGCGGACGAACAGCGGACTGCGGAGCAGGCATGA
- a CDS encoding response regulator, which yields MSHGRIRVIVADDHPIVSLGVSHELARDPAIEVIGCARNSTDLVALLEAQPCDAVVSDYAMPGGKHGDGLGLIGFLRRRFPALRVAVLTMIEHPTLLRALLAEKNLCILSKADSTRHIAEAIHAMSRGRTYYSPTVKDMIIRESLSPQPSRLTRREAEIIRLFCAGTTITEIAQISSRSVQTISSQKRSAMKKLGLERDADLIRYGCAALPDQPALAAANAALPQEEDEQVA from the coding sequence ATGTCACACGGCCGCATCCGCGTCATCGTCGCCGACGATCATCCCATCGTGTCCCTGGGCGTGAGCCATGAGCTCGCGCGGGACCCGGCGATCGAAGTCATAGGCTGCGCCAGGAATTCCACGGACCTGGTTGCCCTGCTGGAAGCGCAACCCTGCGACGCGGTGGTCTCGGACTATGCGATGCCGGGCGGCAAACACGGCGACGGCCTGGGGCTCATCGGTTTTCTGCGACGGCGTTTCCCGGCGCTGCGCGTGGCCGTGCTCACGATGATCGAGCATCCCACGCTGCTGCGGGCGCTGCTGGCCGAAAAGAATCTCTGCATACTCAGCAAAGCGGACTCCACGCGCCATATCGCCGAAGCGATACACGCGATGAGCCGCGGCCGGACCTACTATTCGCCGACGGTCAAGGACATGATCATCCGCGAATCCCTCTCGCCGCAACCATCCCGGCTGACGCGGCGAGAGGCCGAGATCATCCGCCTGTTCTGTGCGGGCACCACCATCACCGAAATAGCGCAGATCTCCAGCCGCAGCGTGCAGACGATCAGTTCACAGAAGCGCAGCGCGATGAAAAAGCTGGGTCTTGAACGCGATGCGGACTTGATCCGATACGGCTGCGCCGCACTGCCGGACCAGCCCGCCCTGGCCGCGGCCAACGCGGCGCTGCCCCAAGAGGAGGACGAGCAAGTCGCTTGA